In one window of Streptomyces sp. FXJ1.172 DNA:
- a CDS encoding MarR family winged helix-turn-helix transcriptional regulator — protein sequence MTATDPALTALAQGWCALSALHGRIEAHIERALQAQHDLSVREYSLLDVLSRQHDGDGGHLQMKQVADAVVLSQSATTRLVTRLEDRGLLERYLCPTDRRGIYTNVTPAGLRLLEEARPTNDAALREALDEASRNPELAPLVRVVESLKVPA from the coding sequence ATGACAGCGACGGACCCCGCGCTCACTGCCCTCGCCCAGGGCTGGTGTGCCCTCTCTGCACTGCACGGGAGGATCGAGGCGCACATCGAGCGTGCTCTGCAGGCGCAGCACGATCTGAGCGTGCGCGAGTACTCCCTGCTGGACGTGCTCAGCCGACAACACGACGGTGACGGCGGCCATCTGCAGATGAAGCAGGTTGCCGATGCGGTCGTCCTCAGCCAGAGCGCCACCACCCGCCTGGTGACCCGCCTGGAGGACCGCGGCCTGCTGGAGCGCTATCTGTGCCCCACCGACCGGCGCGGCATCTACACGAACGTCACCCCGGCGGGCCTGCGCCTGCTGGAAGAGGCACGGCCCACCAACGACGCCGCTCTGCGCGAGGCCCTGGACGAGGCCTCCAGGAACCCCGAACTGGCGCCGCTGGTACGGGTCGTGGAGTCCCTGAAGGTCCCTGCGTAG
- a CDS encoding MFS transporter, whose translation MPLALLALAIGAFGIGTTEFVIMGLLPEVANDFGVSIPAAGLLVTGYALDVVIGAPLMTVLGTKVPRKRMLMLLMGLFIAGNLLSAVAPAFVVMLIGRVIASLAHGAFFGIGSVVAAELVAPHKKAGAIAMMFTGLTVANVIGVPLGTLIGQHVGWRVTFAIVAALGVVGLVGIAKLVPELPKPEGVHLRHELAAFKNAQVLLAMAMTVLGFGGVFAAITYIAPMMTHIAGFADGSVTWLLVLFGLGMVGGNLIGGKFADRALMLMLYISLGALAVVLALFTLTAHNKIAAAVTITLIGALGFATVPPLQKRVLDQAHGAPTLASAVNIGAFNLGNALSAWLGGVVISAGFGYTAPNWVGAALAVAALVLAVLSAALERRGGTHSTVIASSAPAGQQTPAHH comes from the coding sequence ATGCCTCTCGCGCTTCTGGCCCTCGCGATCGGGGCCTTCGGAATCGGAACGACCGAGTTCGTGATCATGGGCCTGCTGCCCGAGGTCGCGAACGATTTCGGGGTCTCCATCCCCGCGGCGGGCCTGCTCGTGACCGGCTACGCCCTCGACGTGGTCATCGGCGCCCCGCTGATGACCGTGCTCGGCACCAAGGTCCCGCGCAAGCGGATGCTGATGTTGCTGATGGGCCTGTTCATCGCCGGAAACCTGCTGTCCGCGGTGGCCCCTGCCTTCGTGGTCATGCTGATCGGGCGGGTGATCGCATCCCTCGCCCACGGTGCCTTCTTCGGCATCGGCTCGGTCGTCGCGGCCGAGCTGGTGGCACCCCACAAGAAGGCCGGCGCCATCGCCATGATGTTCACCGGCCTGACCGTCGCCAATGTCATCGGCGTCCCACTGGGGACCCTCATCGGCCAGCACGTCGGCTGGCGTGTCACGTTCGCCATCGTCGCCGCTCTTGGGGTTGTCGGCCTCGTCGGCATCGCCAAGCTGGTGCCCGAGCTGCCGAAGCCCGAAGGAGTGCACCTGCGGCACGAACTGGCCGCCTTCAAGAACGCCCAGGTCCTGCTCGCCATGGCGATGACCGTCCTCGGCTTCGGCGGAGTGTTCGCGGCCATCACTTACATTGCGCCGATGATGACCCACATCGCCGGCTTCGCCGACGGCTCGGTCACCTGGCTGCTCGTCCTGTTCGGTCTCGGCATGGTCGGCGGCAACCTCATCGGCGGAAAGTTCGCCGACCGCGCCCTGATGCTCATGCTGTACATCTCTCTGGGCGCCCTGGCGGTCGTTCTGGCCCTGTTCACGCTCACCGCCCACAACAAGATCGCGGCGGCCGTGACCATCACCCTGATCGGCGCCCTCGGATTCGCGACCGTCCCGCCGCTGCAGAAGCGCGTCCTCGACCAGGCACACGGCGCACCGACGCTCGCGTCGGCGGTGAACATCGGCGCCTTCAACCTGGGCAACGCCCTGTCCGCCTGGCTCGGCGGCGTGGTGATCTCGGCCGGCTTCGGCTACACGGCACCCAACTGGGTCGGCGCGGCCCTCGCCGTGGCTGCCCTGGTCCTCGCCGTCCTTTCGGCGGCCCTGGAGCGCCGCGGTGGCACACACAGCACGGTGATCGCCTCCAGCGCGCCCGCCGGACAGCAGACCCCGGCCCACCACTGA
- a CDS encoding GlcG/HbpS family heme-binding protein, whose translation MSTTAVAPLSIEDAELLVDTARRAAEDAGVTISVTVLDAGGHLLAFRRDDRAVLISGETSTRKAYTALQLNAPTADLVDAVQPGGLFHTLPTALDRPLLFIAGGVPVHRDGRLIGAIGVGGGAPEQDHGFATAAVRVLV comes from the coding sequence ATGAGCACCACCGCCGTCGCCCCGCTGTCCATTGAGGACGCCGAACTGCTCGTCGACACGGCTCGCAGGGCGGCCGAGGACGCCGGAGTCACCATCAGCGTCACCGTCCTGGACGCAGGCGGCCACCTGCTCGCCTTCCGCCGTGACGACCGGGCCGTGCTGATCTCCGGCGAGACCAGCACCCGCAAGGCCTACACGGCGCTCCAGCTGAACGCGCCCACCGCCGACCTGGTCGACGCCGTCCAGCCGGGTGGACTCTTCCACACCCTGCCCACGGCCCTCGATCGCCCCCTGCTGTTCATCGCAGGCGGTGTGCCCGTCCACCGCGACGGCCGGCTGATCGGCGCCATCGGCGTCGGCGGCGGCGCACCGGAGCAGGACCACGGCTTCGCCACCGCGGCCGTCCGGGTACTCGTCTGA